A genomic window from Daphnia carinata strain CSIRO-1 chromosome 9, CSIRO_AGI_Dcar_HiC_V3, whole genome shotgun sequence includes:
- the LOC130688586 gene encoding uncharacterized protein LOC130688586 isoform X2 produces the protein MIGAMPAVAVRHERQKQNRQQGAAFGGTGRDTLFSNGVSTHHVRRSSRPVRPNHLPLGKRQRMCSSSSSVSSIMTPSYLSPVPLSTSSTCATPVFTTSVTPRQVREPLTAEEMVTDYCCYGKAWQFPLLHVIVISLILAITLMIVGLVQLKPNADSEAKKYLFLGSAAVCFLVGFVSLAVRALRRYHFRKCGTQSRRILRDESGYSFCQLEDADGDTPVDSIALLQQRGFATP, from the exons ATGATTGGAGCAATGCCGGCTGTGGCCGTTCGGCACGAACGACAG AAGCAGAACAGACAACAGGGAGCCGCATTCGGTGGGACGGGGCGCGACACGCTCTTCAGCAACGGCGTATCCACCCACCACGTCCGCCGTTCATCTCGACCTGTCCGACCGAATCATCTGCCTCTCGGA AAACGCCAGCGAATGTGCAGCTCTTCGTCGTCCGTTTCCAGCATCATGACGCCGAGCTACCTGTCGCCAGTGCCGCTTTCGACGTCGTCGACGTGCGCCACGCCCGTTTTCACGACGAGCGTGACGCCGAGACAAGTCAGGGAGCCGCTGACGGCCGAAGAGATGGTCACCGACTATTGCTGCTACGGCAAGGCGTGGCAATTCCCGTTGCTGCACGTCATCGTCATCTCGCTCATCCTCGCCATCACGCTGATGATCGTCGGCCTGGTGCAGCTCAAACCCAACGCCGACTCGGAGGCCAAGAAGTACCTCTTCCTCGGCTCGGCCGCCGTCTGCTTCTTGGTCGGCTTCGTCTCGCTGGCCGTGCGCGCCCTAAGGCGCTACCACTTCCGCAAATGCGGCACGCAGTCCAGGCGCATCCTGCGCGACGAGTCGGGCTACAGCTTCTGCCAGCTGGAGGATGCCGATGGCGATACGCCCGTCGATTCCATAGCTCTTCTTCAACAAAG GGGGTTCGCCACtccgtga
- the LOC130688586 gene encoding uncharacterized protein LOC130688586 isoform X1 codes for MKAVQSAMAIRRQRRRRDEALRAKTRRASHQSDHLMLSDSGDAGSLMSLDGAHHRSTSHRHRQMMGGITTFHVGVVFFIMGLMLLISGLVPGYANRQHQYWEEGGGTTSVSNSQTNNRNGPLLLVTGSFLILVGVALVVANRIATRREDELFSRYISRKLAPARMTHQPVSSLLPAASAHQQQQHTSHKSNGKKEQTEEDRVLSEEEHAVQSPGQLESITEEAEIGSERASKDQLFWTSDVAPVHHHHHHHHHHTKSVHQDKCDQHSHPHDNHHGSSTG; via the coding sequence ATGAAAGCGGTGCAATCAGCAATGGCGATTCGACGCCAGCGTCGAAGGCGTGACGAAGCGCTGAGGGCAAAGACGCGTCGCGCTAGTCACCAATCGGACCATTTGATGTTGTCGGATAGCGGCGACGCTGGCAGTTTGATGAGCTTAGACGGTGCGCACCACCGTTCGACGTCGCATCGCCATCGGCAAATGATGGGCGGCATCACGACCTTTCACGTAGGCGTCGTTTTCTTTATCATGGGCCTGATGTTGCTCATTAGCGGCCTCGTTCCAGGCTACGCCAACCGTCAGCACCAGTACTGGGAGGAAGGAGGAGGCACGACGTCCGTGTCCAACAGCCAGACCAACAATCGCAACGGTCCTCTGCTCTTGGTCACCGGCTCCTTCTTGATCTTGGTCGGCGTAGCTTTGGTCGTCGCTAATCGCATCGCCACGCGCAGGGAGGACGAACTGTTTTCGCGCTACATCAGCCGCAAATTAGCGCCGGCCAGGATGACTCATCAGCCCGTGTCTTCGCTCCTTCCGGCTGCTTCGGCCcaccagcaacagcagcacaCCAGTCACAAGTCGAACGGTAAAAAGGAACAGACGGAAGAGGACCGGGTGTTGAGCGAGGAGGAGCACGCCGTTCAATCGCCCGGTCAGCTCGAATCCATAACTGAAGAGGCTGAAATCGGATCGGAAAGAGCGTCCAAAGATCAGCTGTTTTGGACGAGCGATGTGGCACCTGTTcaccatcaccatcatcatcatcatcaccacaCGAAGTCGGTGCATCAAGACAAATGCGACCAGCATTCGCATCCGCACGACAATCACCACGGTTCATCAACCGGTTGA